A single Tindallia californiensis DNA region contains:
- a CDS encoding DUF1294 domain-containing protein translates to MFLIIYYVAVVIIAFIMMGWDKKQSKKNKKRIAEKHLFLISLIGGALGVWAGMVTWRHKTQKVLFKVGVPLMVVIHMIIIARLLSNKMLS, encoded by the coding sequence ATGTTTTTAATCATATACTATGTAGCTGTTGTTATTATTGCTTTTATAATGATGGGGTGGGATAAAAAACAATCGAAAAAAAATAAAAAAAGAATTGCTGAAAAGCATCTATTCCTAATTTCTCTAATAGGAGGTGCATTGGGGGTATGGGCTGGTATGGTGACGTGGAGACATAAAACACAGAAAGTATTATTCAAAGTAGGAGTGCCTTTGATGGTAGTGATTCATATGATAATAATTGCTAGGCTACTATCAAATAAAATGTTAAGTTAA
- a CDS encoding ABC transporter ATP-binding protein, protein MEEILSMQGITKVYPNGVMANKDVNFSVRKGEIHAVMGENGAGKSTLMKILFGMEQPEEGKIIYKGEEINIASSSDAINYGIGMVHQHFMLVPSLTVAENMVMGIEPRKNSVFFDYDQAVKITEDVSKKYNLKIDPKAVVETLAVGKKQKIEILKALVRGAEILILDEPTAVLTPQETKELFEELINLKNQGLTIIFISHKLKEVKQITDRLTILRNGRSMGIHNTKDTSEQEISRLMVGRDVMLKVEKQEAKPGSTVIKMDGITYHSSDGSSVVKNISMEIKQGQIMGIAGVEGNGQGELVDLLTGMKKASQGKVWIKDKDSTNLSVKEVRELKVSHIPEDRMTYGASGDSSIEENIISDRFDEKKYNVGVLMNVKKLTQLTKKLITDYNIKCASEKQQVRMLSGGNIQKVVVAREFSSEPQLIIANQPTRGIDVGSTEFIRKQLVKLRDEGAAVLLVSADLNEVMELSDSLVVMYEGEIVAYFKDASKVNEMDLGMYMLGLKRMSEEDIGGVISG, encoded by the coding sequence ATGGAAGAAATATTAAGCATGCAAGGAATTACTAAAGTATATCCCAATGGAGTAATGGCAAATAAAGATGTTAACTTTTCTGTTCGTAAAGGTGAAATCCATGCTGTAATGGGAGAGAATGGTGCAGGTAAATCGACTTTAATGAAAATATTATTTGGAATGGAACAACCAGAGGAAGGGAAAATTATTTATAAGGGAGAAGAAATTAACATTGCATCATCAAGTGATGCTATTAATTATGGAATTGGTATGGTGCACCAGCATTTTATGTTGGTTCCCAGTTTAACAGTTGCAGAAAACATGGTGATGGGAATTGAACCAAGAAAGAATAGCGTGTTTTTTGACTATGATCAAGCTGTTAAAATTACTGAAGATGTATCAAAAAAATACAATCTTAAAATTGACCCCAAAGCAGTTGTAGAAACATTGGCTGTTGGTAAAAAACAAAAAATTGAAATTCTCAAAGCCTTAGTGAGAGGCGCAGAGATACTAATATTAGATGAACCTACAGCCGTTCTAACGCCTCAAGAAACAAAAGAATTATTTGAAGAATTGATAAACTTAAAAAATCAAGGACTTACCATTATATTTATATCCCATAAATTAAAAGAGGTTAAGCAGATTACAGATCGTTTAACTATTCTTAGGAATGGTAGGAGTATGGGCATTCATAACACAAAAGATACTAGTGAACAAGAAATTTCTAGGCTTATGGTAGGAAGAGATGTAATGTTAAAAGTCGAAAAACAAGAGGCAAAACCTGGCTCAACGGTGATCAAAATGGATGGTATTACTTATCATAGTAGTGATGGATCTTCTGTTGTAAAAAACATATCAATGGAAATTAAGCAAGGGCAAATAATGGGAATTGCTGGGGTAGAAGGTAACGGTCAAGGTGAATTAGTAGATTTACTAACAGGAATGAAAAAAGCTTCACAAGGGAAAGTGTGGATAAAAGATAAGGATTCAACTAATCTTTCTGTAAAAGAAGTTAGAGAACTTAAAGTTTCACATATACCTGAAGATAGAATGACTTATGGCGCTTCTGGTGACAGCAGTATTGAAGAAAACATTATCTCGGATCGATTTGATGAAAAGAAATACAATGTAGGTGTATTAATGAATGTTAAAAAACTGACTCAGCTGACAAAAAAATTGATCACGGATTACAATATTAAATGTGCTTCAGAAAAACAACAAGTACGAATGCTATCAGGAGGTAATATTCAAAAAGTAGTAGTAGCCAGAGAGTTTTCATCTGAGCCGCAGTTGATTATTGCAAATCAACCCACTCGTGGAATTGATGTTGGTTCTACAGAATTTATTCGCAAACAGCTTGTAAAACTAAGAGATGAAGGTGCGGCTGTGCTTCTTGTTTCAGCAGATTTGAACGAAGTGATGGAGTTAAGTGATAGCTTGGTAGTGATGTATGAAGGTGAAATAGTAGCATATTTTAAAGATGCTTCAAAGGTTAACGAAATGGATTTAGGTATGTACATGTTAGGCTTGAAAAGGATGTCAGAGGAAGATATAGGGGGTGTAATAAGTGGGTAG
- a CDS encoding BMP family ABC transporter substrate-binding protein codes for MKKYGSVLLMIVLILSLALTGCGGSDEPAEPAEPTDTDESVENGEEVEPSEDELDIVLLINGTLGDRSFFDSAHNGMQLIEQELGANVRTIEMSYDQTSWEPTLWDVSEQDWDIIVLGTWQMQEFLEEVAPEFPDNRYIIFDTSVDYSLGGLDNVYSIQYKQNEGAFLAGVLAAHVTGSDMEYADNSQNMIGFLGGMDIPVINDFLVGYIDGALYVDEDIKVYVSYIGDFSDSPRGKEMALAQYNDGVDIGFNVAGQAGLGQIDAAAEVGRYAIGVDSDQAMVFAETDPEKAAFVLTSMLKRVDNSILRAVEMHLEGTLPYGEAEALGIKEEAVGLANNDFYQENVDQELRDYIKEIEDLIDSGEITVRSALGMSTEELDEIRDSVSP; via the coding sequence TTGAAAAAGTATGGAAGTGTGTTATTGATGATCGTGCTTATCTTGTCGCTTGCTCTTACGGGCTGTGGTGGTTCGGATGAGCCAGCTGAGCCAGCTGAACCGACAGATACTGATGAATCAGTAGAAAATGGTGAAGAAGTAGAGCCTAGCGAAGATGAACTGGACATTGTGCTTTTGATTAATGGTACATTAGGAGACAGATCATTTTTTGATTCAGCTCATAATGGTATGCAGCTAATCGAACAGGAGTTAGGTGCAAATGTTCGAACGATTGAAATGTCCTATGACCAAACAAGTTGGGAACCAACTCTATGGGATGTATCTGAGCAAGATTGGGACATCATTGTTCTTGGTACTTGGCAAATGCAGGAATTCTTAGAAGAAGTAGCTCCTGAGTTTCCTGACAACCGATACATTATTTTTGATACCTCTGTTGATTACAGCTTAGGTGGATTAGATAATGTGTACTCTATTCAATATAAGCAAAATGAAGGTGCTTTTCTAGCAGGTGTTTTAGCAGCACACGTAACGGGTTCTGATATGGAATATGCTGATAATAGTCAGAATATGATTGGCTTCTTAGGCGGTATGGATATTCCAGTTATTAATGATTTCTTAGTAGGCTATATTGACGGTGCGCTTTATGTTGATGAAGATATTAAAGTATATGTTTCCTATATAGGTGATTTTTCTGATTCACCTCGGGGAAAAGAGATGGCCCTTGCTCAGTATAACGACGGTGTCGATATTGGGTTTAATGTTGCAGGACAAGCAGGATTAGGACAAATTGATGCAGCAGCAGAAGTTGGCCGATATGCAATAGGAGTTGACTCGGATCAGGCAATGGTATTTGCAGAAACGGATCCTGAAAAAGCAGCTTTTGTTTTGACTTCTATGTTAAAGCGTGTTGACAATTCAATATTAAGAGCTGTAGAAATGCATCTTGAAGGAACATTACCATATGGTGAAGCAGAAGCTTTAGGTATTAAAGAGGAAGCTGTAGGATTAGCCAATAATGATTTTTACCAGGAAAACGTTGACCAAGAACTTAGAGATTATATCAAAGAAATTGAAGATCTGATTGATTCTGGTGAAATAACAGTGAGATCAGCTTTAGGTATGTCTACTGAAGAGTTAGACGAAATTCGGGATTCTGTTAGTCCATAG
- the rnr gene encoding ribonuclease R, translating to MSIGGNDIKEKMIEYMKESVYKPLLLVELMEAMDIDWNQKKIFTNILNEMEKDGQIMKSRSGRYGVPEKMGFMTGVLVGHWKGYGFVDSDRTEINSVYIPSNMMNGALHQDLVLVKVNQTSSEAFKAEGEIVRVLKRGITEVVGTFQKSKNHGFCVPDDHRFHADIFLPGKQNSKAPNGHKIVCKITSWPENRRNPEGKIVEVLGDPNSPDTDLRAIIKKHHLPESFSKKTVKETKMISQEIGKEEIKHRKDLRDTLMVTIDGLDAKDLDDAVSIEKIDSDTFQLGVHIADVAHYVKKGTELDKDAFKRATSVYLVDRVLPMLPHQLSNGICSLNPNEDRLALSVIMKINTSGIVEDYEIAETIIRTDARMTYDDVSDMVENHDETLIAKYKALSDSFFKMKELCQALRKKREERGAIDFDFPESKVILDNTGYPIDIIPEERRIANRMIEEFMLVCNETVAEHFYWLKNPFVYRVHEEPDSEKLLKFKEFIYHFGYTLKGQFNSIHPKTLQLLLKEVEEKKEGKMINAMMLRSLKKARYTTKPLGHYGLAAEHYCHFTSPIRRYPDLAIHRIIKEHIQASSDLDQSAQDKMTVKLEEISKYASEMERKAEEAERESKDLKKALFMKERIGCHYNGFISSVTSFGIFIELENSVEGLTRLSDMDDDYYRFDQKQLKLTGEKTKKTYSIGDYLMVKIEDVDVKRREIHLSIVDDLKNDLSH from the coding sequence ATTAGCATAGGAGGAAATGATATCAAAGAAAAAATGATTGAGTATATGAAAGAATCAGTGTATAAACCACTTCTTTTGGTTGAACTAATGGAAGCAATGGACATCGATTGGAATCAAAAGAAAATATTTACTAACATATTGAACGAGATGGAAAAAGATGGACAAATAATGAAAAGTCGATCTGGTAGATATGGCGTTCCGGAAAAAATGGGCTTTATGACTGGGGTGTTAGTTGGTCACTGGAAAGGATATGGCTTTGTTGATTCTGACAGAACAGAAATTAACTCGGTATATATACCTTCTAATATGATGAATGGTGCATTGCACCAAGATCTTGTTCTAGTTAAAGTGAATCAAACTTCTTCTGAGGCATTTAAGGCTGAAGGAGAAATTGTTCGTGTTTTAAAGCGGGGAATAACAGAAGTAGTTGGAACTTTTCAAAAGTCAAAAAATCATGGTTTTTGTGTTCCTGATGATCATCGATTTCATGCGGATATCTTTCTGCCTGGAAAGCAGAATAGTAAAGCTCCTAATGGTCATAAAATTGTATGCAAAATAACCTCATGGCCAGAAAATCGCAGAAATCCGGAAGGGAAAATTGTTGAAGTTTTAGGAGATCCAAATTCTCCAGATACAGATTTAAGAGCGATTATTAAAAAACATCACTTACCAGAGTCTTTTTCAAAAAAAACCGTTAAAGAAACAAAAATGATTTCACAAGAAATAGGTAAAGAGGAGATAAAGCATCGTAAAGACCTTAGAGATACTCTTATGGTGACTATCGATGGTTTAGATGCAAAAGATCTTGATGATGCTGTTTCCATTGAAAAAATAGATTCTGACACATTTCAACTGGGAGTGCATATTGCCGATGTAGCACATTATGTTAAAAAGGGAACTGAATTAGATAAAGATGCATTTAAAAGGGCTACAAGTGTTTATTTAGTAGATAGAGTCTTGCCAATGTTACCACATCAGCTTTCCAACGGTATCTGTAGCCTTAATCCTAATGAAGACAGGTTAGCTTTGTCTGTGATAATGAAAATTAATACTAGTGGGATTGTTGAAGACTACGAAATTGCGGAGACGATTATTAGAACAGATGCAAGGATGACTTATGATGATGTAAGCGATATGGTTGAAAATCATGACGAAACATTAATAGCTAAATACAAAGCTTTGTCGGATAGCTTTTTTAAGATGAAAGAGTTGTGTCAGGCTTTACGAAAAAAACGAGAGGAAAGAGGAGCTATTGATTTCGACTTTCCAGAGTCTAAGGTGATTCTTGATAATACTGGATATCCTATTGACATTATCCCTGAAGAAAGAAGAATTGCCAATCGAATGATCGAAGAATTTATGCTGGTTTGTAATGAAACGGTTGCAGAACATTTTTATTGGCTGAAAAACCCTTTCGTTTATCGAGTCCATGAAGAACCTGATTCAGAAAAATTATTAAAATTCAAAGAATTCATCTATCATTTTGGGTACACGCTGAAAGGACAATTCAATTCAATTCATCCAAAGACATTACAGTTATTATTAAAAGAAGTAGAAGAAAAAAAAGAAGGTAAAATGATTAATGCTATGATGCTAAGATCTCTGAAAAAAGCTAGATATACGACAAAACCTTTGGGTCACTATGGATTAGCAGCAGAGCATTATTGTCATTTTACGTCGCCTATACGAAGATATCCTGATCTTGCCATACACAGAATTATAAAAGAACATATTCAAGCGTCTTCCGACTTAGATCAATCAGCTCAAGATAAAATGACAGTAAAACTAGAAGAAATCTCTAAGTATGCATCGGAGATGGAGCGGAAGGCAGAAGAAGCTGAACGAGAATCAAAAGATCTAAAAAAAGCATTATTTATGAAAGAACGTATAGGATGTCATTATAATGGTTTTATTTCTAGCGTTACTTCTTTTGGTATTTTTATTGAACTTGAAAATTCGGTAGAAGGTTTGACAAGACTGAGTGATATGGATGATGATTATTATAGGTTTGACCAGAAACAGTTAAAGTTAACTGGAGAAAAAACTAAAAAAACATATAGCATTGGCGATTATTTGATGGTTAAAATTGAGGATGTTGATGTGAAAAGGCGAGAAATTCATTTATCAATTGTGGATGATTTGAAAAATGATCTAAGTCATTGA